In Aurantimicrobium minutum, the DNA window CAGGAGCTCATTTCAGGCCCACTCGACGGTTCACGTTTTCCTCATAGTGCTCCAGAGGTTGCTGGTATCGAGGTCTCTTGGATTGCTTCCAGCGATGCTCGTGTGGGAGCTGCTGGTATGCCCGAGGACAAGGCTTCTGCCAACGCCTGGAAGGCTGCCGAAGAAGTTCTGCTCATCTCGGCCACCTCAGAAGAACACAGTGAAATCACCATTACACGTGATGGCCTGGGAACAACACCTCGTGCAGCCCACATCCTGATCACTACAGCTCCTCATGCACAGGCAACCGTCATCCTGCAAAACTCAGGTGATGCTCGTCTAGTTGAAAACCTGGAAGTAGTGCTCGGTGCTGGTTCTCGTCTGAACCTCGTCTCCGTTCAGGAGTGGAACGATGACGCCTTGCACTTGGGTAGCCACTTTGCCTCTATTGGCAAAGATGCAGAGCTCAAGCACACACTTGTCTCCCTCAGCGGTGATGTCATTCGAGTCAATCCTTCCGCAATCTTGGCGGATTCTGGCTCTTCCGTTGTCCTCAACGGTGTCTACTTCGCTGATGCCGGACAGCACATTGAGCAGCAGGTTTATGTCAACCATGATGCGCCTCAGTCCAAGAGCCGTGTCAACTACAAGGGTGCGCTCCAGGGTAAGGGTGCTCGCACCGTGTGGATTGGTGACGTGCTCATTGGTAACAAGGCTGTAGGAACTGACTCTTACGAGCAAAACCGCAACTTGGTTCTGACCGAAGGGACCCGTGCGGATTCGATCCCTAACCTCGAAATCGAAACCGGCGACATTGCTGGCGCCGGTCACGCTTCTGCTACTGGACGTTTCGACGACGAACAGCTTTTCTACCTCCAAGCTCGTGGAATTAGCGAAGCAGATGCCCGCCGCCTGGTGGTTCGTGGATTCTTGAACGAAATAGTTCAACAGCTCGAGGTCCCTGCTTTGGAAGAACGCATTGAGGAATACCTCAATAACAAGCTGGAGGCTGGTGTTTAGCGATGGCTGCTGAGAAAGTTTGTGCCGTATCTGATCTTGTCCAAGATCAGGCAAAGCGCGTTGTCGCCGGGGGAATCCCAATTGCACTGGTCTTGGATTCTGCTGGAGATATTCACGCTATAGGTGATACCTGCACTCACGGAGACATTTCCTTGGCTGAAGGCTTCGTCGAGGACAACACGTTGGAATGTTGGGCTCACGGCTCCAAGTTTGAACTCACCACCGGCAAGCCTCTTACGTTGCCTGCCTACGAACCTGTCCCAGTTTTTGTCGTTGAAGTTATCGACGGCGAAGTATTTATTGACCCCACCGTTACGAAAGAGATCTAAGTCATGTCAACTCTGAAGATCACCGACCTGCACGTCAGCGTGGAGACCGAACAGGGCACCAAGCAGATTTTGCGCGGCGTCAACTTAGAGATCAATTCTGGTGAAACCCACGCCATCATGGGTCCAAACGGTTCGGGCAAATCCACTCTTGCCTACACAATTGCTGGACACCCTAAGTACACCGTGGACAGTGGATCGATCACCCTCGACGGTGAAGACGTTCTCGAGATGAGCGTTGATGAGCGTGCAAAGGCGGGTCTCTTCCTGGCAATGCAATACCCCGTCGAGATTCCAGGCGTCACCGTCACCAACTTCCTACGTACGGCAAAAACCGCTATTGATGGTGAAACACCTGCTCTGCGCACCTGGATTAAGGACGTCCGTGAAGCTATGGCAAACCTTCGCATGGATGCAAGTTTCTCTGAGCGCAACGTCAACGAAGGATTCTCTGGAGGAGAAAAGAAGCGCCACGAAATTCTTCAGCTTGAACTCCTTAAGCCAAAGTTTGCTGTGTTGGATGAGACAGACTCAGGTCTTGACGTTGACGCATTGAAGATCGTTTCTGAAGGAGTAAACCGCGCCAAGGAAAACAACAACCTCGGTGTTCTCCTCATTACGCACTACACCCGCATTCTTCGCTACATCAAGCCACAGTTTGTCCACGTTTTTGTCAACGGTAAGGTTGCCGAAGAAGGTGGCCCTGAGCTGGCAGAACGCCTCGAGAACGAGGGCTACGACCGCTACCTCGAGATTGCGTAACAATGTCCTCTGAACTCTCCGATGAGCGCTATAACCAATGCATTGACGCGCTCAAAGAGGTCATGGACCCTGAACTGGGTATCAACATCGTTGACCTGGGCTTGATTTATGATCTCAAGTGGGATGACGAAAACGATGCACTAATCATTCACATGACTCTCACCAGTGCAGGATGCCCTCTGACTGATGTCATTGAAGAGCAAACGGCTGAAGCACTCGATGGTGTTGTTGAGGCGTTTCGCATCAACTGGGTGTGGATGCCACCATGGGGTCCAGAGAAGATTACTGATGATGGTCGCGACATGATGCGCGCATTGGGTTTCTCTATCTAGACTTCCCTGCTCTATTGCGTCGTAACATTTCTGGGAAGAAATTTTCCACAAGTAATAAAGCCGGCGTAGCCTAAGAAACATGGCACAGGGTTTTAACACCAGATCGATTCACGCAGGACAAACTTCCGACCCCACCACTGGGGCAGTTGTTCCTCCGATTTATTTGTCTTCCACCTTTGAACAGGACGTTCCTGGAACTCCTCTGAACGGTTTTGAATATTCACGCTGTGATAACCCCACGCGCACAGCGCTGCAGCACAATCTTGCCTCGCTGGAAGGCGGATTGCTTGCCTATTCCTTTGCCAGCGGAATGGCAGCAGAAGATGCCTTCTTCAGATCAGTTCTCAAGCCTGGAGACCACATTGTCTTAGGCAATGATGCTTACGGTGGTTCCTATCGTACGATTGCGCAGGTGTATGGGCCTCTCGGCATTGGCCATTCAACTATCGATTTTGCTGACCTTGCCAAGGTTGAAGAGCTCATTGCGTCCACGAAACCCAAAGTTGTGCGGATTGAGACGCCCACTAACCCACTGATGAGCATCGTTGATATTGAGGCTGTTGCCGCAATTTCTCATCGTCATGGTGCACTTGTACTTGTCGATAACACGTTTGCCACTCCAGCTCTGCAGCGTCCATTTGAACTCGGTGCTGATGTCGTGTTGCATTCGACCACCAAGTATCTCGGCGGCCACAGCGATGTTGTTGGTGGCGCCATCGTTCTCAAAGATGCAGATCTTGCTGAGAAAGTAGCCCAGATTCAAAACTGGATGGGAGCTATCTCATCACCTTTTGACGCCTATCTGACAATACGTGGCATCAAAACCCTCGGCATCCGCATGGAGCGCCACTCAGAGAATGCACTCGCCTTGGCTCAACGGTTTGAAGGCCATGCTGCTGTTGAACGCATTCTCTATCCAGGTTTGACCTCTCACCCAGGGCACGAGATAGCGGCTCGGCAAATGTCTGCATTTGGCGGCATGATGTCGATCCAGCTTGCCGGGGGTGAAGCAGCCGCCACAACACTGCTCACTAGGACCAAACTCTTCACTCTTGCTCCATCACTCGGAGGAGTGGAATCTCTGATTGAACACCCTGGGCTGATGACACATCACTCCGTTGAAGGAACTGCACTCGAGGTCCCAGCGAACCTCGTTCGCATCAGTGTAGGCATCGAAGACATCGATGATCTCATCGAAGACCTTGCGCAAGCATTAGATTCTCTGCTGTAATCATCTGGCGTACCCGCGCACAGGCTTACAGGTTGATGTGTTCGTCGCACCCCTGCGACATTTCACCTGTATTTAAAAGCGAAGGCCCCCGACAATGTCGGGGGCCTTCGTTGTGTAAATCGATTACTTGGCGCGGTTGACGAGCTTCCAAGCGAACGGAAGAAGTCCACCAGCGATCAAAGCCTTGAGGATGTCTCCAGGAATGAAGGGGTAGAGACCTGCCTGCAACGTTGCGGAAAGGTCGTTGGGGTATCCCAGCTGACCGAGGGCAACTGAAAGCCAGGGGAGACCAACTGCGTAGATCACAACCGTTCCGGCCAGGAATGCACCGATGGTGCCAAGAACCTTGCGATCCCATTCGCGCTGTGCCAACCAGCCAACGAGCGCAGCAGCAAGGACAAAGCCGATCATGTAACCGCCGGTGGGGCCAAGAACCTTAGCCAGGCCTGCGCCACCCTCTGCGAAGACAGGAAGACCTGCAACGCCGAGGCCGATGTAGAGAAGCATGGAAAGTGCGCCACGTAATGAGCCGAGAGTTGCGCCGACGAACAACACAGCAAAAGTCTGTCCGGTGATGGGAACAGGCCACATCGGGATAACAATCTGTGCGGCACCAGCAGTCAGTGCGGCTCCTGCAGCAATGAAAGCGATGTCGGTTGCGATGCTGCGCGCACCAAGGCGGTCAGCGAGAACAGGGCGTGAAGCAGCAAGAGTGATGTTCGACATAGAAATATACTAGGGGAGTAGAAGCCACTTGGCTTAGATAGAAGTAACAAAGAATCGGGAAAAGCCTGTGCTCAACGTCCAAGACCTTGAGCTGCGCGTAGGTGCCCGAGTGCTCATGTCGGAAGTTTCCTTCCGCGTCTCCAATGGAGACAAGATTGGTTTAGTCGGCCGTAACGGTGCTGGTAAAACCACTTTGACGAAAACACTCGCTGGCGACTTGCAACCAGCTGAGGGAACCATCGAGATTTCAGGTGAGATTGGTTATCTCCCTCAGGACCCTCGCTCCGGCGATCCTGAAGAGCTAGCCCGAACCCGTATTCTCAATGCCCGCGGTTTGGGCTCTTTGGTCCAGGGCATGGCTGAGAACAGTCTCCTGATGGGCGACTCCAACGAAAAAGTTGCCGCGGACGCTATGCGCAAATACGGCGAATTAGCTGACCGTTTTGATGCCTTGGGTGGCTATGCGGCTGAGGCTGAGGCCGCTTCGATTGCCTCCAACCTGCAATTGCCTGACCGCATTCTCGATCAACCTCTCAAGACTCTGTCGGGTGGTCAACGCAGACGCATTGAACTGGCACGAATTTTGTTCTCCGGTGCAGACACGATGCTCTTGGATGAGCCCACCAACCACTTGGATGCTGATTCAGTCGTCTGGCTTCGAGAATTTCTCAAGGGATATCAGGGTGGACTCATAATCATCAGCCACGATGTGGAGCTGGTGGGCGAAACAGTCAATCGAGTGTTCTATCTCGATGCCAATCGCCAGGTCATCGACATTTACAACATGAACTGGAAGAACTACCAAAAGCAGCGTGAGCAAGACGAGCAACGCCGTAAGCGAGAGCGTGCCAACGCAGAACAAAAAGCTTCTACATTGCAAGCACAAGCAGCAAAGATGGGTGCGCGAGCCTCGGGAGCAGTAGCGGCGAAGCAAATGGCTCGTCGAGCTGAAACCCTCCTCGCAGGATTGGATGAGGTTCGTCAAAGCGACAAGGTTGCTAAATTACGTTTCCCCGACCCAGCGCCATGTGGCAAGACCCCACTTATGGCGGAAGACCTTTCGAGGTCCTATGGATCCTTAGAAATCTTCACCGCAGTGGATCTAGCAATTGACCGCGGATCTCGTGTGGTGATCCTCGGTTTCAACGGTGCAGGAAAAACTACACTGCTACGCATCCTGGCCGGGGTGGATAAACCTGACACCGGGCACGTCATTGAAGGTCATGGGCTCAAGGTCGGCTACTACGCCCAGGAGCACGAAACTCTCCGTGTTCAAGACTCAGTCCTGCAAAACATGGTTTCTGCCGCTTCTCACATGACTGAAACCGAATGCCGGAAGGTGCTGGGTTCCTTCCTGTTCACTGGCGATGATGTTCTCAAACCAGCCGGTGTTCTCTCCGGTGGAGAGAAGACTCGCTTGGCTCTGGCCATGCTTGTTGTCTCCAGTGCAAATGTTTTGCTCTTGGATGAGCCCACCAACAACCTGGACCCCGTCTCTCGTGAAGAAATCTTGGGAGCATTAGCCACCTATAAAGGCTCTGTCGTGTTGGTTTCTCACGACCCTGGTGCCGTTGAAGCCTTGAATCCAGAACGTGTGTTGATCCTCCCAGACGGCATCGAAGACCACTGGAACAAGGAATACGCAGACCTCGTGGAGCTGGCCTAAATCCATTTACTCGTGAACTTTTGGTCCATCAGGAGTATCGTGGCCACAGTTCGGGGGTTTTCATGAAACAGAAAAGAACACGGTTAGTACTCATCACGAGTGCACTGCTTTCTGCTGTGTTGTTGACATCCTGCAATAGCCAAACCCCAGAGGTTTCCCCCACATCTACTGATTCGTGTGAACGAGCCGTCACCGCAGGCCTAAGTGCCTATGAATTGTGGATTACCCAGGGGAACACAGGATCACTCCAAGACTTCTTCGACTCACTTGTTGGAGAAAAAGGTGAAGATGGCTATGTCGGGGCAGATGGTGTCAATGGCGAACCAGGAGCTCCGGGAAAGCCCGGAGCAAGTGCCTACCAACTGTGGCTTGATGCCGGTAATTCTGGAACTCCAGAAGATTTTTTGAATTCCATTGCCGGTGCTGATGGCCTCGATGGGCTCAATGGCCTCAGCGCCTATCAACTGTGGTTATCCCTAGGGAACTCGGGAACTACTCAAGACTTCCTTGATTCTTTAGTCGGGGCAACCGGACAGCAAGGAATTCCTGGGGTGTGTACCGCAGGAGATGTGGGTCCACAAGGGCCTGCCGGCCCAGTAGGACCATCAGGTTCGCCTGGTCCCACTGGAGCAACTGGCCCACAAGGTATTCAAGGAATACAGGGTATTCAGGGACCTATTGGCGTAAGCCCAGTGCTGTACTACGGATCTTTCTACGACACGACAGATCAGGCTAATAACCCTGTCAACACGGTGCGCGCAATGCGGTTGAACAACGTCACCCCTGGAGTGGACGGAGTTATCGGAGATGGTGTTTCAGTCGTGAATGGTTCACGCATCACGATTGCTCACACAGGGGTATACAACCTTCAATTTTCTGCACAGCTATACAACGGCTCTGGCGCTGCGACTGTTGATATTTGGTTGGCAAAAAATGGACAACCAGTTGCCCAGACAAATACTCAGGAGTACATCCCTGCCAATAACAGAGTTGTTGCCGCGTGGAACTTTGTTGTGGATGCAACTGCAGGGGATTACTACGAATTCATGTGGTACGCCGGTTCGGATGTCAACACTGTCATTAATTCTGTTGGACCTCGAACAGTTGGTTCCTACACAATCCCAGCCATTCCTGGTTTGATCGTCACCGTTACTCAAGCCCGCTAGAACTGAACTTTCTAGGGATCTTTCGAAGGGCCTGAAGACAGTTTGAATACTTCAGGCGTAGCCTGTAGTTGTGTTGATAGCTGAGCCCCTAGATGTGCCCGGATGGGTGAATGCGCTCGCTATTGGCGTTGGTAGCCTTCAGGGCGCAATCTATGCCTCTGGTTTTCGCGATCGCAGGCTCGACCTCTTCGGTATTGCCGTTATTGGTATCGCTACTGGGCTGGGTGGTGGATTCCTTCGAGATATCCTGCTCAACCGTTTGCCTATCGCACTCACTGAGAACTGGTACATCATTGTTGCTGTCGGTGCGGCGCTGTTGGGGATGTTGCTCGCACGACTGATCCGTCGAGTTGACTGGCTCATTACGGCGTTGGATGCCTTGGCACTTGGTTTGTTTGGCGCATTGGGCACCACAGCTGCACTCGTGTCGGGACTGCCTTTCGTGCCAGCCCTGTTTGTAGGCGTCATTACCGCTGTCGGTGGTGGTTTCATCCGAGACCTGCTTCTAAACATGCCCATTTCTGTCATGCACGTGGGCTCGCTCTATGCCATTGCCGCAGCGGCGGGATCGATTGCTTTGCTCTTGTGTAACGAAGCAAACATCGGTTTAGAAGTGAGTGTTCCACTGAGTGTTGCCGTGACGACAATTCTGAGATTGCTCGCGGTGCGCTTTGGTTGGTCTTTGCCTGAACAGCGCATGTTGAAGTCTTTGCGCAACCCGAAGCTTGTTCGCCCCACCGACTTAACCGGCCCTATCGAAACTCCGCGAGATCTCTAATGCCGGTTTACCGCGACGAGGGCGTGGTGTTGCGCACACACAAACTCGGCGAAGCTGATCGAATAGTGACGCTGCTGACAAAAACGCATGGCAAAGTTCGTGCAGTGGCTAAAGGTGTTCGGAGAACTTCCTCCAAATTTGGTGCCCGCCTGGAGCCTTTTATGGTGGCGGATATCCAGTTTTATCAAGGTCGAAGCCTAGATACTATTCAGCAGGCTGAAACATTAGCCTCCTACGGAGCAGATATCGTGGATGATTATGCTCGCTTTACGGCGGCCAATGTCATGGTCGAAACAGCGGACAAAGTTACTGAGCTTGAAAGCTCCTCACAGCAATATCTCTTGCTCATTGGGGCTTTGCGTTCCTTGTCTCGTCAAGAACACCCCACTGAATTGACCCTTGATTCGTATTTGTTGCGGGCACTGAGCATGGCAGGGTGGGCTCCCAGTTTCGATGGCTGTGCCAAGTGTGCTGCTGAAGGCCCTCATGAAAGTTTCATCGTTCAACTCGGTGGCATGGTTTGCACGCAGTGTGCACCTCCCGGGTCTGCACACATCGTGCCGCAGGTAGTTCTTCTCCTCGATGCTCTCGTGCGTGGCGAGTGGGACGTCGCCGAGGCAGTACCTGTTGAATACTGGAGTAAAGCCAGCGCCCTCGTTTCTGCCTATACCCAGTGGCACTTGGAGCGGACACTTCGATCTTTGGAGCATGTAGCACGATGAGTAAGCCATACACGCACAAAGACGCAGTCGAGTACAGGCCCGTGGATTGGACGGGTATCTATCCTCCTGCGTTCCCGGCGGGGTCCGTCCCGAATCACGTTGCCATTGTGATGGACGGCAATGGTCGCTGGGCAAATCAGCAAGGTCTGACCCGTGTTGAGGGACACAAGGCAGGAGAAGCAGCTCTTCTCGATGTTGTCGCTGGCGCTATCCAAGCAGGGGTGAAGCATCTGAGTGTTTATGCTTTCAGCACAGAAAACTGGAAGAGATCACCAGAAGAAGTGCGCTTTCTCATGGGCTTCAACCGTGATGTTCTGCACCGTCGTCGCGACCAACTCAATGAGTGGGATGTGCGAGTGCGATGGGCTGGGCGTAAACCGAAGTTGTGGCCCTCCGTCATTGAGGAACTTCAGTTTGCTGAAGAACTGACCAAGAAAAACAAAACCCTCACCTTGACCATGTGCGTGAATTACGGTGGTCGAACCGAAATCGCTGATGCGGTGCGTAAAATCTCGGAAGATGTAGCAGCTGGAAAAATCAATCCCTCCAAGGTGACAGAGAAATTCATAGCGAAAAATCTCTACATTCCCGATATGCCAGATGTGGACCTTTTTGTGCGATCCAGCGGGGAACAGCGCACCTCAAACTTCTTACTGTGGCAATCTGCATACGCCGAGATGGTGTTCTTGAACCAGTTATGGCCGGCTTTCTCTCGAACGGATTTGTGGGACGCTATAGAGCAATACATCGGCCGTGATCGACGCTTTGGTGGAGCAGTTGATAAGCCCAGCGCGAAATAGGGCACATTTTCAGTAATCAGCGCCTAAAGTCGAGGCATGAGCCGTCCGATTCGCGTGGTTTTTTTCGTCTTCTACTTTGAAGCATGGGATGCTCTCGATGCTGTGTATCGGGGGATGCTGTCAGATCCTCGCTTTGACCCCATCGTGGTCACAATTCCTCGCAAACTCACCGGATATGACAAGTTCCGCGATGAGAAGAAAATGAGTGCCTACCTTGATGCTCAAGGTATTGTTCACGAACGTTTCAGATTCAAGAAGAGTAAAGAAGGACTTGCCAGGCTCAAGGAGTTAGCTCCTGACTACGTGTTCTTGAACTACCCCTGGCAGCGTAATTACAAGAAGTACTACCAGATTGAACACCTCGTTGAGTTTACGAAGGTCTGTTATGTACCATATTTCTCTACTTCGTTGGTGCAAGAGCCAGGTGAAGCTGGTGTCGCTCCTCATCAATACATTCAGCCCACGCATCAACTCTCACACATGGTGTTCCTGCAGGATGCTGACACCAAAGCTGCTTTTGATAGGGAAGGCCGTCAGAATGCCTTCCTGACTGGAACCCCCAAGATCGATGCCCTTCTCGCTGCGAAAGAAACGGTTGAGCCTGTGTGGCCAATTAATCGTGAGCTACAACCAGCTCAGCAGCCCTTTAGACTGCTGTGGGCTCCACACCATAGTTATGACCATGGATGGCTAAACTTCGGTCACTTCAGTGACGAATTCGAACCTATGCTCGAGTTCGCAAAAACTCACCCAGAAATGGATATTGTTTTCAGGCCTCACCCATTCCTTTTCGGAACGCTCACAGACCGCGACATCATGACTCAGGAAGAGTTAGATCAGTGGCGCTCGAAGTGGGACGCTTTGCCCAACACGTTTACTGATTTAGGTGCACCGATTACAAGCATTCTGCTTGCCTCGGATGCCATGGTCACTGATGGAGTGTCTTTCATTGGGGAATACCCTCTAGTGACGGGAAAACCAGCTATTTTCTGGGAGAAACCCGAGCACTGGGAGTTTTCACCATTGGGCAAGATTGCTGAAGCTACCACTGTGAAAGTCCACAACATGGAACAGGTAGAACTCGCTATTGCTCAGGCACAAGATGGAACCCTGCCCGATCGCTCTGAGCAGATAGCTGCTTTGGTTCACGCCGTGCGCCCTCAACCAGCAACAGCTGCACAAACCATCATTGAACTCGTTGCAAAGGATTTTTCATGACCGACCCCATCAAGGTTGATATTTGGTCTGATGTCCAATGTCCCTGGTGTTACATCGGGAAACGTAAGTTTGAAGCAGGCGCCAAGTTATACGGAAAGCCAGTTGAGGTGGAGTACCACTCCTTCGAGTTAGCACCAGATACACCGGTGGATTACGAGGGTGATCCTGTTCAGTATCTAAGTGAGCGCAAGGGTATTCCGGTTGAGCAAGTGCACCAAATGCTTGAGCGAGTTACCGGAATAGCCGAAAGTGTCGGACTTCACTACAACTATGACGCTGTCCACCAAACCAACACCATCAAAGCTCACGAGGTGTTGCATTACGCCAAAGCACACGGCAAGCAACAGGAAATGAAAGAACGCCTCCTCAAGGCATATTTCATCGATGGTGAGCACGTGGGTAAGAGCGAAAACTTAGCCAAACTAGCTGGCGAGATTGGCTTAGACGAACAGGATGTGTTGCGCAGTTTAGAAACTGAAGAATATCTTCCTTCGGTTAAAGCAGATATGGCGCAAGCTCGGGAATATGGCATCACTGGTGTGCCTTTTTATGTCATTGATGGCAAATATGGAATCTCTGGTGCACAGGATGCAGCAACATTTGCTTCTGCACTGAATGAAGCTGCAGAAAACAGAGCCTAAGTCTTTCAATTGAGCTACTGTCCCTGTGTGCAACATGGGATACTTGTTTCACAGGAGAAATGACGATGACGAGTGTGAAGACAGGTGCCCGGGCGGGCAATTTGAACATTGGGCCTATTCAGGCCGTAGTTCCTGTCGTGCTCGCACCCATGGCTGGCATTACCAACATGGCCTACCGTCGACTGTGCCGAGAGCAGGGCTCTGGAATTTTTGTCTCCGAGATGATCACTTCACGGGCCCTCGTAGAGCGTACGCCTGGATCAATGCACTTGATCCAAACCCACCCCAGTGAAGAAATTCGTTCCATCCAGTTGTATGGAGTGGCGCCAAAAACGGTCCGTGAAGCCGTCACCATGCTTGTGGCTGAAGACCGTGCAGACCACATTGATCTCAATTTTGGTTGTCCAGTCCCGAAAGTCACCCGTAAGGGTGGCGGTTCGGCATTGCCCTGGAAAAAAGACTTATTCCGAGAAATTGTCGAAGAAGCAGTTAAGGCTGCTGGTGAAATTCCACTAACTATCAAGATGCGTAAAGGCATCGATGCTGACCACCTCACGTTCATAGAAGCAGGTAAAGCAGCCGAGGGGGCTGGGGTTGCCGCCATTGCTTTGCACGGGAGAACAGCCTCCGAGTTTTATTCAGGGCATGCTGACTGGAATGCGATTGGCGAACTCAAGCAAGCGGTGACAAGTGTTCCCGTTCTGGGGAACGGAGATATTTGGTCTGCCGAAGACGCTGTTCGCATGATGGATGAAACCGGCTGTGATGGAGTTGTTGTTGGACGTGGCTGCCTTGGGCGTCCTTGGCTTTTCGCTGAATTGGACGCTGCGTTCCGCGAGCGTGCGGGACTCCAAGAACCTGGCAACAGAATTGAACCCACACTGGGTTATGTTGCAACCACTTTGCGCCGTCACCTTGAGCTCTTAATTGAGTTCTTTGATTCAGAAGAGCATGCCTGCCGCGACATCCGCAAACACATGGCCTGGTATTTCAAGGGATACCCGGTTGGGGGAGATGTACGCTCTCAATTGGCTCAAGTTACCAGCTTGCAACACCTCGATGATCTGCTCGGCCAGCTTGATTGGTCCACGCCCTACCCGGGAGCGGATGCTGAAGGTCAACGCGGCCGTCAGGGGACTCCGAAGCGACCTTCTTTGCCAGATAGATGGTTGGAGTCTCAGGAACTCAGCGACGCTGAAAAAGCAGTTGTCGCACATGCTGAAATCGATGCGAGTGGTGGCTAATGTCTGACCACCATGTTGAAACGGCAACCATACCGACCGTGACGGCCGGTTATTCAGAGTTTGATGCTGAACGAATGCTGGAGGAAACCCACTCCTCTCGTCGTTCCGATTTTGCTCGAGATCGTGCGCGTTTGCTGCACTCCAGCGCACTGCGAAGACTTTCAGCTAAGACTCAAGTGCTCAGTCCCACGGCAGGATTAGATTTTGCGAGAAACCGCCTCACTCACTCTCTGGAGGTTGCACAGGTTGGTCGGGAAATTGCTGGCCGTCTTCGACTTGATCCCGACGTTGT includes these proteins:
- the recO gene encoding DNA repair protein RecO yields the protein MPVYRDEGVVLRTHKLGEADRIVTLLTKTHGKVRAVAKGVRRTSSKFGARLEPFMVADIQFYQGRSLDTIQQAETLASYGADIVDDYARFTAANVMVETADKVTELESSSQQYLLLIGALRSLSRQEHPTELTLDSYLLRALSMAGWAPSFDGCAKCAAEGPHESFIVQLGGMVCTQCAPPGSAHIVPQVVLLLDALVRGEWDVAEAVPVEYWSKASALVSAYTQWHLERTLRSLEHVAR
- a CDS encoding isoprenyl transferase, yielding MSKPYTHKDAVEYRPVDWTGIYPPAFPAGSVPNHVAIVMDGNGRWANQQGLTRVEGHKAGEAALLDVVAGAIQAGVKHLSVYAFSTENWKRSPEEVRFLMGFNRDVLHRRRDQLNEWDVRVRWAGRKPKLWPSVIEELQFAEELTKKNKTLTLTMCVNYGGRTEIADAVRKISEDVAAGKINPSKVTEKFIAKNLYIPDMPDVDLFVRSSGEQRTSNFLLWQSAYAEMVFLNQLWPAFSRTDLWDAIEQYIGRDRRFGGAVDKPSAK
- a CDS encoding DsbA family oxidoreductase, yielding MTDPIKVDIWSDVQCPWCYIGKRKFEAGAKLYGKPVEVEYHSFELAPDTPVDYEGDPVQYLSERKGIPVEQVHQMLERVTGIAESVGLHYNYDAVHQTNTIKAHEVLHYAKAHGKQQEMKERLLKAYFIDGEHVGKSENLAKLAGEIGLDEQDVLRSLETEEYLPSVKADMAQAREYGITGVPFYVIDGKYGISGAQDAATFASALNEAAENRA
- the dusB gene encoding tRNA dihydrouridine synthase DusB; the protein is MTMTSVKTGARAGNLNIGPIQAVVPVVLAPMAGITNMAYRRLCREQGSGIFVSEMITSRALVERTPGSMHLIQTHPSEEIRSIQLYGVAPKTVREAVTMLVAEDRADHIDLNFGCPVPKVTRKGGGSALPWKKDLFREIVEEAVKAAGEIPLTIKMRKGIDADHLTFIEAGKAAEGAGVAAIALHGRTASEFYSGHADWNAIGELKQAVTSVPVLGNGDIWSAEDAVRMMDETGCDGVVVGRGCLGRPWLFAELDAAFRERAGLQEPGNRIEPTLGYVATTLRRHLELLIEFFDSEEHACRDIRKHMAWYFKGYPVGGDVRSQLAQVTSLQHLDDLLGQLDWSTPYPGADAEGQRGRQGTPKRPSLPDRWLESQELSDAEKAVVAHAEIDASGG